From one Plasmodium knowlesi strain H genome assembly, chromosome: 11 genomic stretch:
- a CDS encoding YOP1-like protein, putative, with product MGLHIFPQKIMHLINLIVSIICPAVKTYNLLVNKKDKPNDEFVQYIHFLTYWIIYSLYSYLESMLIVHLMNYIPFYSEIKLAFFFWLYSDTFQGAGYIYFKWIEKNYAPLDKKLCDLLHDKIPKNLANMFYFEKSNKKIHNKIKSIVSKKDLY from the coding sequence ATGGGGTTACACATATTTCCCCAGAAGATTATGCACCTGATAAATTTAATCGTGTCGATAATATGCCCTGCAGTCAAAACGTACAATTTGTtagtaaataaaaaggataagCCAAATGATGAGTTCGTCCAGTACATCCATTTCCTCACCTACTGGATTATTTACTCTCTGTACTCGTACCTGGAATCCATGCTCATAGTTCACTTAATGAATTatattccattttattcAGAAATAAAgttggccttttttttctggttaTATAGTGACACCTTCCAGGGAGCCggctatatatattttaaatggATCGAAAAGAATTACGCTCCTTTGGACAAAAAATTGTGCGACTTACTACATGATAAGATCCCCAAAAATCTGGCCAATATGTTTTACTTTGAAAAAtccaacaaaaaaatacacaacaAAATTAAGAGCATTGTGTCCAAGAAGGATTTGTACTGA